One genomic window of Elusimicrobiaceae bacterium includes the following:
- a CDS encoding LemA family protein, whose translation MVWFLFGFMCALVVGAIGAYFKFAALRKAVLQAKLRLDVQLKKRSDLIGPLALLATAIPELGKGFAYSLNQLKDREAFCDNLAKRVACEEDLSRTLHLLFETLQKDASYQHDAHFLHLLEETSQVEARIQRNKRSYNSAVRDFNTLTGVFPLNVWARLLDFESFEYFDFQPSTNKLL comes from the coding sequence ATGGTTTGGTTCTTATTTGGTTTTATGTGTGCGCTAGTGGTAGGGGCTATAGGAGCTTATTTCAAATTTGCCGCGCTAAGGAAGGCAGTACTACAAGCGAAATTGCGATTAGATGTACAACTTAAAAAACGTAGTGATTTAATTGGACCGTTAGCACTTTTAGCCACTGCCATACCCGAACTGGGCAAAGGATTTGCCTACTCCCTCAATCAATTAAAAGACCGAGAAGCCTTCTGCGACAATTTGGCTAAACGGGTAGCCTGCGAAGAAGATCTCAGCCGTACCCTACATCTTTTGTTTGAAACTTTGCAGAAAGACGCCTCTTATCAACACGACGCCCATTTTTTGCATTTACTGGAAGAAACATCGCAAGTGGAAGCCCGCATCCAACGCAATAAAAGGTCTTATAACAGTGCGGTGCGGGATTTTAATACGTTAACCGGCGTATTTCCTTTGAATGTTTGGGCGCGCCTGCTGGACTTTGAATCTTTTGAATATTTTGACTTTCAGCCCAGCACCAATAAACTACTTTAA
- the lpoB gene encoding penicillin-binding protein activator LpoB has protein sequence MKKVWFSLLIVPFLFACATKVNRIDTNEVKDISGRWNDTDSQMVAQEMISDCLNSGWYAKTVSKLGKEPVVIVGTVTNDSMEHINTATFVEEIQRALINSGKVEFVASKNERGEVRQERLEQDEFASEETRKAFGREVGADFMLSGVLNSIVDSQNKKAVVFYQVNMKLINIETNQIVWNGQKQIKKYVTRSKTSW, from the coding sequence ATGAAAAAAGTATGGTTTAGTTTGTTGATAGTGCCGTTTTTATTTGCCTGTGCCACAAAGGTGAATCGTATTGACACAAATGAGGTAAAGGATATTAGCGGCCGTTGGAATGATACGGACTCACAAATGGTAGCCCAAGAGATGATTTCGGATTGTCTGAACTCCGGTTGGTATGCCAAAACAGTGTCCAAACTGGGAAAAGAACCGGTCGTGATCGTAGGTACGGTAACCAATGACAGTATGGAACATATCAATACCGCCACTTTTGTGGAGGAGATACAACGGGCATTGATTAATTCCGGCAAAGTGGAATTTGTTGCCAGCAAAAACGAACGCGGTGAAGTCCGCCAAGAAAGATTGGAACAAGATGAGTTCGCATCCGAAGAAACCCGCAAGGCTTTCGGACGGGAAGTGGGAGCGGATTTTATGCTCTCGGGAGTGCTCAACTCTATCGTGGATTCCCAAAATAAAAAGGCCGTTGTATTTTATCAGGTTAATATGAAACTGATCAATATTGAAACCAATCAAATTGTCTGGAACGGCCAAAAACAAATTAAAAAATACGTTACTAGAAGCAAAACCAGCTGGTAA
- a CDS encoding FKBP-type peptidyl-prolyl cis-trans isomerase, which produces MKKTLFFILCAALLVPACAQQNESEADKQAPAVQTPAERNKMLYSLGFLLGDNLKHQLVLDNDDDYKALSQGMRDSLLNKQAQTDLETYKPQIMEKYKQDAQTISQRRQKEQKEYLEKFAKEKGVKVLDNGAMIKLSKEGKGRTPKADSKVTVHYEGKLMDGTKFDSSYDRGEAFTTKLTDVVPCWTKGLQYMRPASKATLVCPADTAYGNRPIGVIPANSVLIFEVEMIDIAD; this is translated from the coding sequence ATGAAAAAAACATTATTTTTTATCTTATGTGCCGCGTTATTAGTACCGGCTTGTGCGCAACAAAATGAGTCGGAAGCAGACAAACAAGCCCCTGCCGTACAAACCCCGGCGGAACGCAATAAAATGCTGTATTCGTTAGGGTTTTTATTGGGAGATAATTTAAAACATCAATTAGTATTGGATAATGATGACGATTACAAAGCTCTTTCCCAAGGGATGCGCGATAGTTTGCTCAATAAACAGGCTCAAACAGATTTGGAAACGTATAAACCTCAAATCATGGAAAAATATAAACAAGATGCCCAGACGATTAGCCAACGTCGCCAAAAAGAACAGAAGGAGTATTTAGAAAAATTCGCTAAAGAAAAAGGCGTAAAAGTGCTGGACAACGGGGCTATGATTAAATTATCCAAAGAAGGAAAAGGTCGCACCCCGAAAGCGGACAGCAAAGTAACGGTACATTATGAAGGGAAATTAATGGACGGAACCAAATTTGACAGTTCGTACGACCGTGGAGAGGCCTTTACCACCAAATTGACGGATGTGGTGCCTTGTTGGACAAAAGGATTGCAGTATATGCGCCCGGCTTCCAAGGCCACTTTAGTTTGTCCGGCCGATACGGCTTACGGGAATCGTCCCATTGGGGTTATTCCGGCTAATTCCGTCTTGATTTTTGAAGTGGAAATGATTGATATCGCTGACTAA
- a CDS encoding AI-2E family transporter: MFTDKTAWYYQKTSAICLTIIAAGVITAALIYTRALMIPLVIAIFFYTILAQCAALLHKKLSLPAWLALTVSILFFTLCFAGVIYFTVNSVGSFLKGAEIYRDNLLGMATDLMHKLAQHGIELDQASVIEYIRELPLLNWFQNFGKQLFSVLSTTTLIILFIIFLFIGEKKAIPSHTPNDTVQAMLANVSKYLSVKLITSLVTALVVWIILICFKVKLAFLFALFTFLLNFIPSIGSIVSVILPAPVLFLQYGIGSQFWVIIGLMTATQFLIGNLIEPHLMGEGMDLHPVIVVASLIFWGLVWGIPGAFLSVPITASVKIILSKIRYTRPMAELLAGRLPR, encoded by the coding sequence ATGTTTACCGATAAAACTGCGTGGTACTATCAAAAAACAAGTGCCATTTGTCTTACTATTATTGCGGCCGGAGTTATTACGGCAGCGCTGATTTATACCCGCGCCTTGATGATTCCGCTGGTAATTGCTATTTTTTTCTATACCATCTTAGCCCAATGCGCGGCGCTGTTACATAAAAAATTATCTTTGCCTGCATGGCTTGCATTGACAGTTTCTATTCTTTTCTTTACTTTATGTTTTGCAGGTGTGATTTATTTCACGGTCAATTCCGTAGGAAGTTTCTTAAAGGGAGCCGAGATTTACCGCGACAATTTACTGGGTATGGCCACTGATTTAATGCACAAACTGGCTCAGCACGGCATTGAACTGGACCAAGCTTCCGTCATTGAGTATATACGTGAATTACCTTTGCTCAATTGGTTCCAAAACTTTGGAAAACAGCTCTTCTCTGTTCTCTCGACTACTACCTTAATTATTTTGTTTATTATTTTCTTATTTATCGGTGAGAAAAAGGCGATTCCTTCTCATACTCCCAATGACACGGTACAGGCTATGCTGGCTAATGTATCCAAATACCTGTCTGTTAAACTCATTACTTCCTTGGTGACGGCTCTGGTGGTATGGATTATTTTGATTTGTTTCAAAGTAAAATTAGCCTTCCTCTTTGCCTTGTTCACGTTCCTGCTCAACTTTATTCCCAGTATTGGGTCCATCGTGTCTGTTATTTTGCCGGCCCCCGTCCTATTTTTACAGTACGGAATCGGAAGTCAATTTTGGGTAATTATCGGGCTGATGACGGCCACCCAGTTCTTAATCGGCAATTTAATTGAACCGCATTTAATGGGAGAAGGAATGGATTTACATCCGGTCATAGTCGTGGCCTCTTTAATCTTTTGGGGGCTGGTGTGGGGTATCCCGGGCGCCTTTTTATCTGTACCAATTACTGCCTCTGTCAAAATCATATTAAGCAAGATAAGATATACGCGACCGATGGCAGAATTACTGGCAGGAAGACTTCCCCGCTAA
- a CDS encoding HAMP domain-containing histidine kinase — protein sequence MDQTSEKNPVVKTLQGEDDGKMLSLVSHKLRTPLSIINGYSEAILSQSSKENFSPFTTKALEEINKQGNKLCKLVDKLLFFNKVNNLTVKDLSQKTINLKDLLKMCANDAVAQEDELSSTSPSSTVAKRGTSIKIDCPPTLELKADEELIIFLVEEMLANAIKFNNKLEKIIKVQGTHHGDSISISVRDYGAGIRPQDVHKIFDRFYQVDDYFTGQIEGWGLGLTIVKKIMDLHGGTITVVSDRGLGSIFTLSFPLTYAL from the coding sequence ATGGATCAGACATCTGAAAAAAATCCGGTCGTAAAGACCTTGCAAGGGGAAGATGATGGGAAAATGCTGTCTTTGGTTTCCCATAAGTTGCGCACTCCCCTTTCCATTATTAATGGCTATTCAGAAGCTATCTTATCCCAATCCTCTAAAGAGAATTTCTCTCCGTTTACCACCAAAGCCTTGGAAGAAATTAACAAACAGGGCAACAAATTGTGTAAATTAGTAGACAAATTATTGTTCTTCAATAAGGTCAACAATTTAACCGTTAAAGATTTATCTCAAAAAACAATCAATCTAAAAGATTTACTCAAAATGTGCGCTAACGATGCCGTGGCCCAAGAAGACGAATTGTCGTCAACTTCCCCCTCTTCTACTGTAGCCAAGCGCGGCACATCTATTAAAATCGATTGCCCGCCCACCCTAGAGTTAAAAGCCGATGAGGAACTGATTATCTTTTTAGTGGAAGAAATGTTGGCCAATGCCATCAAGTTTAACAATAAACTGGAAAAGATTATCAAAGTACAGGGCACCCATCACGGGGACAGCATCTCCATTTCCGTGCGTGACTATGGGGCGGGTATCCGTCCGCAAGATGTACATAAAATTTTTGACCGTTTTTATCAGGTGGACGACTATTTTACGGGCCAAATTGAAGGATGGGGCCTTGGTCTGACTATCGTCAAAAAAATTATGGACTTACACGGCGGTACTATCACCGTGGTGTCTGACCGGGGATTAGGTTCCATTTTCACCTTGAGTTTCCCCCTCACCTATGCGCTATGA
- a CDS encoding metallophosphoesterase has translation MMKKYLLLGFLFAPLLSFAAQVVRGPYLEDPTQTTLILRWETNEKTPAWLEYGPAPRCNQIMKISPESTEHKAVLYGLVPNQEFCYKLYVYNSAKDGLQAPVEGSFRTLYTPERKEVHFLAFGNTAGENQGAKALLSEQMAEQKADFVIHTGDITSTGLDADADAEFFKPYRDMLQVTPLFIALGANEYGPDRASEDSKAFLRTNYTRFHNMSWSNATPKYYSFDTANARFVFLDSNSAYGATWAPDLDEKSTQYKWLQTTLAGAPEKWKIVVLNAPLYSTGEKGPAYEVAARLVPLFERYGVDLVLQGAEADYERTFPLLKDATNPRGVTYITLGGGGATPKRRSGQHPSTARFVSNYHYADFHIVDRKLTMKVYNEQGKQIDKLEMYL, from the coding sequence ATGATGAAAAAGTATTTGTTATTAGGTTTTTTGTTTGCACCTCTTTTGAGCTTTGCGGCACAAGTGGTACGCGGCCCGTATTTAGAAGATCCCACCCAAACGACGCTGATTTTGCGCTGGGAAACGAACGAGAAGACGCCGGCTTGGCTGGAATATGGCCCTGCGCCGCGTTGCAATCAAATCATGAAAATCAGTCCTGAGAGTACCGAACATAAAGCGGTGTTATATGGATTAGTGCCCAATCAGGAATTTTGTTATAAATTGTACGTCTATAACAGTGCCAAAGACGGATTGCAAGCGCCGGTGGAAGGCTCTTTCCGCACGCTCTATACCCCCGAACGCAAAGAAGTACATTTTTTAGCCTTTGGCAATACAGCCGGTGAAAACCAAGGGGCCAAGGCCTTGCTATCGGAGCAAATGGCTGAGCAAAAAGCAGATTTTGTCATTCATACCGGAGATATTACTTCCACCGGTTTGGATGCAGATGCGGATGCTGAATTTTTTAAACCCTATCGGGATATGTTGCAAGTAACGCCTCTGTTTATTGCCTTAGGGGCCAATGAATACGGCCCGGACCGCGCGAGCGAGGATAGTAAAGCCTTTTTGCGTACGAATTATACGCGCTTTCATAATATGAGCTGGTCCAATGCCACGCCAAAGTATTATTCGTTTGATACAGCCAATGCCCGTTTTGTGTTTTTAGATAGTAATTCGGCGTACGGAGCGACCTGGGCACCGGATTTAGATGAAAAATCCACCCAATACAAATGGCTGCAAACCACCTTAGCAGGTGCGCCTGAAAAGTGGAAAATCGTAGTGCTTAATGCTCCGCTTTATTCCACCGGAGAAAAAGGCCCTGCCTATGAAGTAGCGGCGCGTTTGGTGCCTTTGTTTGAACGGTATGGGGTAGATTTGGTGCTGCAAGGAGCAGAGGCGGATTACGAACGTACGTTCCCACTCTTAAAAGATGCTACCAATCCCCGAGGGGTTACGTATATTACTTTAGGCGGCGGGGGCGCCACTCCCAAACGCCGTAGCGGACAGCATCCTTCTACTGCCCGGTTCGTGTCTAATTATCATTATGCTGATTTCCACATTGTAGATCGCAAGTTGACCATGAAAGTGTACAATGAACAAGGAAAACAAATCGATAAATTAGAAATGTATTTATAA
- a CDS encoding magnesium transporter CorA family protein gives MLTKYNIVERKLSQTDDEKAQVYLFTNPTLEEQRFLVSDFQIDEHTLASALDPDELPRLEFEPEHIVMIYKRPKNYSGKDQLEFKTASVGLFLFEEKLVIVLAEDIPLFTGKRFQAVSSIKNVFLKLVYNSISHYVEHLRIIHLISEEIEDKMTESMDNTYLLNLVSLEKSLVYYAEAITANGFVFEKMRNLSARFGFSENDEEMLDDIIVENLQCKTQADIHSNILAQLLGARASIVSNNLNLLIKKLNIITISLMVPTLIASMYGMNVHLPMSQHPDAFWMLMGLGLISVWLVMMYWRHKKW, from the coding sequence ATGTTGACCAAATACAACATTGTAGAACGCAAGCTCAGCCAAACAGACGACGAAAAAGCACAAGTCTATTTGTTCACCAACCCGACGTTGGAAGAACAACGCTTTTTGGTGTCTGATTTCCAAATTGATGAGCACACCTTGGCTTCTGCACTCGACCCGGACGAACTCCCGCGCTTGGAATTTGAGCCGGAGCATATCGTCATGATTTATAAACGCCCTAAAAATTATTCCGGCAAAGACCAACTCGAATTTAAGACGGCATCTGTGGGACTGTTTTTGTTTGAGGAAAAATTGGTCATTGTACTGGCCGAGGATATTCCGCTGTTTACCGGCAAACGTTTTCAAGCTGTTTCGTCCATCAAAAATGTTTTCTTAAAACTGGTGTATAACTCTATTTCACATTATGTGGAGCACTTGCGCATTATTCACTTAATTTCCGAGGAAATTGAAGATAAAATGACCGAGTCTATGGACAATACGTACCTGCTAAATTTGGTCAGCTTGGAAAAAAGTTTGGTGTATTATGCCGAGGCCATTACTGCCAACGGATTTGTGTTTGAAAAGATGCGCAACCTATCTGCGCGATTTGGATTTTCGGAAAATGACGAAGAAATGTTGGACGACATCATCGTAGAAAACCTGCAATGTAAAACGCAGGCCGACATTCACTCCAACATTTTGGCGCAACTCTTGGGTGCACGCGCCAGCATCGTCAGCAACAACCTCAATTTACTGATTAAAAAACTCAATATTATCACCATTTCACTCATGGTGCCTACGCTGATTGCCAGTATGTATGGGATGAACGTACACTTGCCAATGTCCCAACATCCCGATGCATTTTGGATGCTGATGGGGCTGGGGCTTATTTCTGTGTGGCTCGTTATGATGTACTGGCGGCATAAAAAGTGGTAA
- a CDS encoding nucleoside phosphorylase, giving the protein MPILFSKKQKIKAHELSGAKNYLKHIHCDLKLPKKAIVCPLSSMTKYVLSQGKFKHYWCEADIYVDEEKGYCYVTGAGIGAPAMACALEILIALGVKELLLVGLAGSLQPEVLAGDIVLCGGAVADEGISAHYAPKEISTPSEVMTQRFAKQLDKAELNYHFGPTWTTDALFRETVEEVKHYQKKDILTVEMEASAFFAICEQRKVKGAACFAISDELFNYKWQPHFGEKPVVTAMRAVFHAAVKTLTGK; this is encoded by the coding sequence ATGCCAATTCTTTTTTCCAAGAAACAAAAAATAAAAGCACATGAGTTGTCCGGTGCGAAAAATTATTTGAAACATATTCATTGCGATTTGAAATTGCCTAAGAAAGCCATTGTTTGTCCGTTGTCTTCTATGACAAAATACGTGCTCAGCCAAGGAAAATTTAAACATTATTGGTGTGAAGCAGATATTTATGTAGATGAAGAAAAAGGCTATTGCTATGTAACCGGGGCCGGTATCGGTGCCCCGGCGATGGCCTGCGCGTTGGAAATTTTAATTGCGTTAGGAGTCAAAGAATTGTTGTTAGTGGGTTTAGCTGGGTCTTTACAGCCGGAAGTGTTGGCGGGGGATATCGTGCTGTGTGGCGGGGCGGTGGCTGATGAAGGTATTTCTGCCCATTATGCTCCGAAAGAAATTTCTACTCCGTCTGAAGTAATGACGCAACGCTTTGCCAAACAATTAGATAAAGCGGAATTGAATTATCATTTTGGCCCTACCTGGACTACGGATGCTTTGTTCCGTGAAACGGTAGAAGAAGTAAAACACTATCAAAAGAAAGATATTTTAACGGTGGAAATGGAGGCCTCTGCTTTCTTTGCTATTTGCGAACAGCGCAAAGTAAAAGGGGCGGCGTGCTTTGCCATTAGTGACGAGCTGTTTAATTATAAATGGCAACCGCACTTTGGTGAAAAACCGGTGGTTACCGCCATGCGTGCTGTTTTCCATGCGGCTGTTAAAACGTTAACCGGTAAGTAA
- a CDS encoding pilin, with product MQKNKQAFTLIELLVVVLIIGVLTAVALPMYQGVVDKSHWSTMLPGAKAIKDAEEAIKMSNGLYSADMQHLGVTMNNADLQFQLQTINNGGEANVIRVTNPRLANVRLASYLDENPMMGGQLHCEAKSGDERAERLCGKLLMGQDLKTTSDGYIAYLLDQDIDKATCDNVSRSWSKKQTKCYKTRQDRCEANGMPYANGVCGYTNTKNVTIEEDGVCSANKAGGCKNAVINEGGVCQVSGTGPDGGCQYATINAGGECKGSWNDRACFYATVNKGGVCSGSCEYSTINEGGLCNGGCKHSTINAGGVCESNCWNCCEAVTFKSGSKCIATSLGTCDRFTTYEGTACCEGDYCGSAPKCKS from the coding sequence ATGCAAAAAAACAAACAAGCGTTTACGCTTATTGAGTTGTTAGTAGTAGTACTGATTATAGGCGTATTAACTGCCGTAGCACTGCCTATGTATCAGGGCGTGGTAGATAAAAGTCATTGGAGCACTATGCTCCCCGGAGCCAAGGCCATTAAAGATGCCGAAGAAGCCATTAAAATGAGCAACGGACTATATAGTGCGGATATGCAACATTTAGGTGTTACCATGAATAATGCCGATTTACAGTTCCAATTACAAACGATTAATAATGGGGGCGAGGCTAATGTGATTCGAGTGACGAATCCCAGGTTAGCCAATGTACGCTTAGCCAGTTACTTAGATGAAAACCCGATGATGGGAGGACAGTTACATTGTGAGGCAAAGAGTGGAGATGAACGGGCGGAAAGACTTTGCGGAAAATTACTCATGGGCCAAGACTTAAAAACAACCTCTGACGGATATATCGCATATTTATTAGACCAAGACATTGATAAAGCCACCTGTGATAATGTGAGCCGCAGTTGGTCTAAGAAACAAACAAAATGTTATAAAACGAGACAAGACCGTTGTGAGGCAAACGGTATGCCATATGCAAATGGAGTGTGCGGATATACTAATACCAAAAATGTAACTATTGAAGAAGATGGAGTTTGTAGTGCTAACAAGGCAGGTGGTTGCAAGAATGCGGTAATTAATGAGGGAGGAGTATGTCAAGTCAGCGGAACAGGACCTGATGGAGGGTGCCAATATGCCACGATTAATGCAGGAGGAGAGTGTAAGGGTTCTTGGAATGATCGCGCTTGTTTTTATGCGACTGTCAATAAAGGAGGTGTATGTTCTGGCTCTTGTGAATATTCTACTATCAATGAAGGCGGCCTTTGTAACGGAGGATGCAAGCATTCTACTATTAACGCAGGAGGAGTTTGCGAGTCAAACTGTTGGAACTGTTGTGAAGCCGTTACTTTTAAAAGTGGCAGCAAGTGCATTGCTACTTCATTAGGTACTTGTGATAGATTCACAACTTATGAAGGAACTGCCTGTTGTGAAGGAGATTATTGCGGTAGTGCACCAAAATGTAAAAGCTAA
- the rlmB gene encoding 23S rRNA (guanosine(2251)-2'-O)-methyltransferase RlmB, with amino-acid sequence MSENLDILYGIHAVMEALKSKKRNVVQLYVSDNKAGHRAVEEIIRMAKRTNVKIDRMDVKMMDKLTKGANHQGVIAKAQPVRLMKLSNAIYESEGKKDDLWLAVDEMTDPQNLGAIIRSAACLGFSTIILPQRRTVGLTSTVYKVACGAVENVNIVEVANLSNALLDLKEEGFWIYGADMDGQSIAKTDYASPAVLVIGAEGTGIREKTAEHCDQIISIPQKQLGDVDSLNAAVAAGIIMYDMMNKVQGKK; translated from the coding sequence ATGAGTGAAAATTTAGATATTTTATACGGCATTCACGCCGTCATGGAAGCGTTGAAAAGTAAAAAACGCAACGTAGTGCAATTGTATGTTTCCGATAATAAAGCCGGGCACCGCGCGGTGGAAGAAATTATCCGCATGGCCAAGCGCACCAATGTAAAAATTGACCGCATGGACGTAAAGATGATGGACAAACTGACCAAAGGGGCTAATCACCAAGGAGTCATTGCCAAAGCGCAACCCGTGCGTTTGATGAAATTGTCCAACGCTATTTATGAATCCGAAGGCAAAAAAGATGATTTGTGGCTGGCCGTAGATGAAATGACCGACCCGCAAAATTTAGGCGCCATTATCCGCAGTGCGGCGTGTTTGGGTTTTTCTACGATTATTTTGCCGCAACGGCGCACCGTCGGTTTGACGTCTACTGTTTATAAAGTGGCCTGCGGCGCGGTGGAAAATGTAAACATTGTAGAAGTGGCCAATTTGTCTAATGCCTTGCTAGACCTGAAGGAAGAAGGATTTTGGATTTACGGGGCAGATATGGATGGGCAGTCCATCGCCAAAACCGATTATGCCTCTCCGGCAGTACTGGTAATTGGAGCGGAAGGTACCGGCATCCGTGAGAAAACGGCCGAGCATTGCGACCAAATTATTTCCATTCCGCAAAAACAACTGGGCGATGTGGACAGTTTGAATGCCGCCGTTGCCGCCGGCATCATCATGTACGATATGATGAACAAGGTGCAAGGAAAGAAATAA
- a CDS encoding 6-phosphofructokinase, with amino-acid sequence MPLPESKEKTNIKKIGILTAGGDCPGLNAVVRAVSKNALRHGIEVIGFKNGFDGLVRNEFIQITPETVSGIINRGGTILGSSNIANPFKYTLPPFGSPEHPRDLSSVAMHNFKANQLDALIATGGDGTLHMAHQFCEMGMPIVGVPKTIDNDLCATDQTFGFDSALSIVTEAIDRIHTTAQSHHRVMIIETMGRYAGWIALRSAIAGGGDIVLIPEIPYSDDVIVEQILARKAKGRTFSIVVAAEGAKNEAGEQAVSRTVAGSTDAIRLGGIAYKLSDMIEKRTGIESRACVLGHTQRGGTPTAFDRWLSTLYGTKALDMVLEGKFGYMAALRGFAMTEVKIADAISKLKMVDPNGAEVKAALEAGMSFGSRKVG; translated from the coding sequence ATGCCTTTGCCGGAAAGCAAAGAAAAAACAAACATTAAAAAAATCGGTATTTTGACTGCCGGCGGAGACTGCCCCGGCCTCAACGCAGTTGTGCGGGCCGTGAGCAAAAACGCACTGCGCCACGGCATTGAAGTCATTGGTTTTAAAAATGGTTTTGATGGACTGGTACGCAATGAATTTATCCAAATTACTCCCGAAACCGTATCCGGTATTATTAATCGCGGCGGCACGATTTTGGGCTCTAGCAATATCGCGAACCCGTTCAAATATACGTTGCCCCCCTTCGGCTCACCGGAACACCCGCGCGATTTATCCTCTGTAGCCATGCACAATTTCAAAGCTAATCAATTAGACGCGCTGATTGCCACCGGCGGCGACGGTACCTTGCACATGGCCCATCAATTTTGTGAAATGGGCATGCCGATTGTCGGTGTACCCAAGACCATTGATAATGACTTATGCGCCACGGACCAAACCTTCGGGTTTGATTCGGCTCTTTCCATTGTAACCGAAGCTATTGACCGCATCCACACCACCGCTCAGAGCCACCACCGCGTGATGATTATTGAGACGATGGGCCGCTACGCAGGATGGATTGCCTTGCGCTCTGCCATTGCCGGCGGGGGCGATATTGTACTCATTCCGGAAATTCCGTATAGTGATGATGTAATCGTAGAACAGATTTTAGCCCGCAAAGCCAAAGGCCGCACGTTTAGTATTGTCGTCGCGGCGGAAGGCGCTAAAAATGAAGCCGGCGAACAAGCCGTCAGCCGCACCGTGGCCGGTAGCACCGATGCCATCCGCTTGGGCGGCATTGCTTATAAACTAAGCGATATGATTGAAAAACGTACCGGCATTGAGTCGCGCGCGTGCGTGCTCGGGCATACCCAACGCGGCGGCACACCGACCGCGTTTGACCGCTGGCTTTCTACGCTCTATGGCACGAAGGCATTGGATATGGTACTGGAAGGCAAATTTGGTTATATGGCGGCCTTGCGCGGCTTTGCCATGACCGAGGTCAAAATTGCCGATGCCATCTCCAAATTAAAAATGGTAGACCCCAACGGAGCAGAAGTAAAAGCCGCCTTAGAAGCGGGCATGAGCTTTGGTTCACGCAAAGTGGGATAG
- the ispH gene encoding 4-hydroxy-3-methylbut-2-enyl diphosphate reductase — MEKDQGVIVAKSAGFCPGVKGAIDKVLELEASGKKPIYTLGPLIHNKQVTDMLAAKQITSVDTPAQATDKSGVLVIRAHGITPAFRAEVMRSGMEVVDATCPLVKHAHDVISKYADQGYSTVIVGDSGHAEVLGLLGSTQGKGVVVSGPEEAKKLPHFDKVNVVSQTTQKESVFLETAEIIKAKADVCQISNTICHPTKLRQSETVELAKNADLVIVVGGKHSANTTRLALLCQELAPQVLHIETETDLTEQQVLAPKHILITAGASTPNWVINQVTAWVRSVRQNHFTQQGE, encoded by the coding sequence ATGGAAAAAGATCAAGGCGTAATCGTCGCCAAATCGGCCGGGTTCTGCCCGGGAGTAAAGGGCGCTATTGATAAAGTGCTGGAGCTGGAAGCCTCCGGCAAAAAACCTATTTATACTTTAGGGCCGCTTATTCACAATAAACAAGTGACCGATATGCTCGCGGCCAAGCAAATCACTTCCGTAGATACTCCGGCGCAAGCTACCGATAAATCCGGCGTACTGGTCATTCGTGCGCACGGTATCACGCCAGCTTTCCGTGCTGAGGTGATGCGTAGCGGCATGGAAGTGGTAGATGCTACCTGCCCGCTGGTTAAACACGCACATGATGTAATTTCCAAATATGCAGACCAAGGCTACTCCACCGTTATTGTAGGCGACAGCGGACACGCAGAAGTATTGGGACTACTGGGTAGCACGCAGGGAAAGGGTGTCGTCGTTTCCGGGCCGGAAGAAGCCAAAAAACTTCCTCATTTTGACAAAGTCAACGTCGTTTCACAAACGACGCAAAAAGAAAGCGTGTTTTTAGAAACCGCGGAAATTATTAAAGCAAAAGCGGATGTATGCCAAATTTCAAATACTATTTGCCACCCTACTAAACTGCGCCAAAGTGAAACAGTAGAACTGGCCAAAAATGCAGATTTGGTAATCGTGGTAGGTGGCAAACATAGCGCCAATACCACGCGCCTGGCACTGTTGTGTCAGGAACTAGCACCGCAAGTGCTACATATTGAAACCGAAACAGATTTGACCGAACAACAAGTATTAGCACCAAAACATATTTTAATTACGGCAGGAGCTTCCACCCCTAATTGGGTAATTAATCAGGTGACTGCTTGGGTGCGCAGCGTGCGCCAAAATCATTTCACACAACAGGGAGAATAA